The Mastomys coucha isolate ucsf_1 unplaced genomic scaffold, UCSF_Mcou_1 pScaffold14, whole genome shotgun sequence genome window below encodes:
- the LOC116089123 gene encoding serine protease 40-like, with protein MWGARAQKSGLGGYWAGLLAALLGLSFLSQHARTAERTNVTSAANNTTTQIMKSALSLSEVCGKTKFQGKIYGGEIAGAERWPWQASLRLYGRHICGAVLIDKNWVATAAHCFQRSRNPNDYQVMLGYTDLDNPTSYSRRISVQKVIVHKDYDKFHPQGSDIVLLQLYSSVEFSSHILPACVPEENIKIPEEKACWASGWGHLREDVRIPLPTKLHEVQLIIMSNDVCKGFFPPPVPGSRRSYYIYDDMVCAADYNMTKSICAGDSGGPFVCLLEGSWYVIGLTSWSATCEKPIATPSVFARVSYFNKWIKDNKKAPSNSKPEVSSRPPKNPASPENENGNPEDINENQGAVIKPMVCTALLLSQALLQQLI; from the exons ATGTGGGGCGCCAGGGCCCAAAAATCAGGCCTGGGTGGGTACTGGGCCGGCCTGCTGGCAGCTCTGCTCGGACTGAGCTTCCTGTCCCAGCATGCCCGGACCGCAGAACGTACCAACGTCACCAGTGCTGCGAATAACACAACCACCCAGATCATGAAGTCTGCTCTATCCCTGTCAGAGG TATGTGGCAAGACCAAATTCCAAGGGAAGATCTATGGCGGTGAGATTGCAGGGGCTGAGCGGTGGCCATGGCAGGCCAGTCTGCGCTTATATGGCAGGCACATCTGTGGAGCGGTTCTCATCGACAAAAACTGGGTAGCCACCGCTGCCCACTGCTTCCAAAG GTCTCGAAACCCAAATGACTACCAGGTCATGCTAGGGTACACCGACCTGGACAATCCCACCAGCTACAGCAGGCGGATATCAGTGCAGAAGGTCATCGTTCACAAAGACTACGACAAATTCCACCCCCAAGGAAGCGACATTGTCCTGCTGCAGCTGTATTCCTCTGTGGAGTTCAGCTCCCACATCCTCCCAGCCTGTGTCCCTgaggaaaacataaaaatccccGAAGAGAAGGCCTGCTGGGCAAGTGGCTGGGGGCATCTCAGAGAGGATG TTCGAATCCCTTTGCCTACTAAGCTGCATGAAGTCCAGCTCATCATCATGAGCAATGATGTGTGTAAAGGATTTTTCCCACCGCCAGTCCCGGGATCCCGTAGAAGCTACTACATATATGACGATATGGTGTGTGCTGCTGATTATAACATGACAAAATCCATCTGCGCA GGAGATTCTGGGGGCCCATTCGTCTGCTTACTGGAAGGCTCCTGGTACGTGATAGGGCTGACCAGCTGGAGCGCGACATGCGAGAAACCAATCGCCACCCCCAGTGTCTTCGCCAGGGTCTCCTACTTTAACAAGTGGATTAAAGATAACAAGAAAGCACCATCCAACTCAAAGCCTGAGGTGTCCTCTCGGCCCCCCAAAAATCCAGCATCCCCTGAGAATGAGAATGGAAATCCGGAGGACATCAACGAAAACCAAGGTGCTGTCATCAAGCCGATGGTCTGCACAGCCCTGCTGCTCTCCCAGGCCCTCCTGCAACAGTTGATTTAG